A stretch of the Papaver somniferum cultivar HN1 chromosome 6, ASM357369v1, whole genome shotgun sequence genome encodes the following:
- the LOC113288123 gene encoding scarecrow-like protein 21, with product MSSSMNRKNLDASNGFYCKSTQCYPQDSEGFDQHPSFNDITQINSLPVQSSPSTISFSPNGSPISQLDSQSNPSDSRHSPDNTYGSHISVSSVTDDVDDLRNTLREWESMMLEPDPDMADSYGSTIHGDKNQASVEHQKLKDMTEAIQRGDLKQVLVGCANAISENDMPTTEWLIAELRQMVSVCGDPVQRLGAYMLEGLVAKLASSGSSIYKALRCKEPASAELLSHMHSLYEACPYFKFGYMSANGAIADALKDENRIHIIDFQISQGTQWLSLIKALASRTGGPPHIRITGIDDSVSAYARNGGLQLVGQRLSHFAKSCNVPFDFHAGAMFGSNAELENLTLRPGEALAVNFPLMLHHMPDESVSTHNHRDRLLRLVKSLSPKVVTLVEQEANTNTAPFVQRFIETLNYYTAIFESIDVKLPREDKERINVEQHCLARDVVNIIACEGVERVERHELLGKWKSRFMMAGFTPYPLSPVFNATIKAVLENYNEKYTLEEKDGALYLGWKNKALVASCAWQ from the coding sequence ATGAGTTCGTCGATGAATCGCAAGAACTTAGATGCATCCAATGGGTTTTACTGTAAGTCGACGCAGTGCTATCCTCAAGATTCTGAGGGTTTCGACCAGCACCCATCCTTTAATGACATCACCCAAATAAACAGCTTGCCAGTTCAAAGTTCACCCTCTACCATCAGTTTTTCACCTAATGGTAGCCCTATTTCTCAGCTAGATTCTCAATCTAACCCATCCGACTCACGTCATTCCCCAGATAACACCTACGGTTCTCATATCAGTGTATCTTCAGttactgatgatgttgatgatttaaGGAACACATTGAGAGAATGGGAATCTATGATGCTTGAACCTGATCCAGATATGGCGGATAGCTACGGGAGCACAATCCACGGTGACAAAAATCAAGCTTCGGTGGAGCACCAGAAATTGAAAGATATGACAGAGGCGATCCAAAGAGGAGATTTGAAACAAGTTCTTGTAGGCTGTGCCAACGCCATATCAGAAAACGATATGCCAACAACAGAATGGTTGATAGCTGAGTTAAGGCAGATGGTTTCAGTCTGTGGGGATCCCGTCCAGAGGTTGGGTGCTTATATGTTGGAAGGGCTTGTGGCCAAGCTGGCTTCTTCAGGGAGTTCCATATACAAAGCATTAAGATGTAAAGAACCTGCCAGTGCCGAACTCCTCTCTCATATGCATTCCCTATATGAAGCATGCCCATATTTCAAGTTTGGGTACATGTCTGCTAATGGTGCCATTGCAGATGCCCTGAAAGATGaaaaccgaattcacatcattgaTTTCCAGATTTCCCAAGGAACTCAGTGGCTCTCTCTAATCAAAGCTCTAGCGAGTCGCACTGGTGGCCCCCCACATATACGTATCACTGGTATCGATGATTCTGTATCAGCTTACGCCAGGAATGGAGGGCTTCAACTTGTTGGGCAGAGGTTATCTCACTTCGCTAAGTCATGCAATGTGCCTTTTGACTTCCATGCTGGAGCTATGTTTGGTAGCAATGCAGAGCTGGAAAATCTTACTCTGAGACCAGGGGAAGCTCTGGCAGTGAATTTCCCACTCATGTTGCACCACATGCCAGATGAGAGTGTAAGCACTCATAATCATCGAGATCGACTATTAAGACTTGTCAAGAGCTTGTCACCCAAGGTGGTAACCCTAGTCGAGCAAGAAGCTAATACTAATACAGCCCCATTTGTTCAACGGTTCATTGAGACGTTGAACTATTACACAGCTATTTTTGAGTCGATTGACGTAAAGCTTCCTAGGGAGGATAAGGAACGGATCAATGTCGAGCAACATTGCCTAGCCAGGGATGTGGTCAATATCATAGCATGTGAAGGGGTCGAGAGGGTCGAACGTCATGAACTTCTGGGCAAGTGGAAGTCCCGATTTATGATGGCTGGGTTTACTCCGTACCCGTTGAGTCCAGTTTTCAATGCCACCATTAAGGCTGTGTTAGAGAACTACAACGAGAAATATACACTTGAAGAGAAAGATGGGGCTCTTTATCTTGGCTGGAAGAACAAAGCCTTGGTAGCCTCTTGTGCATGGCAATGA
- the LOC113285794 gene encoding uncharacterized protein LOC113285794 isoform X1 — MEVSIPSTTLFFKSSLKSVHRTGLNPNLNQSPNFIYRNRAKVATRLPVTIKAINEVPVTTFEPVQAEITWEIIVGTLAGVIPFVVAGIEFSKRIVEQKRCTVCRGSGLVRREKYYFRCPRCVMDLRDFTMSRGLINHVAGLATLNWDLLHKDTTSIVAVI; from the exons ATGGAAGTTTCAATTCCTTCAACGACTCTTTTTTTCAAAAGCAGTTTGAAAAGTGTTCATAGAACAggactaaaccctaatttaaaccAAAGCCCCAATTTTATTTATCGTAATAGAGCAAAAGTAGCTACAAGATTACCCGTTACAATCAAGGCGATTAATGAAGTCCCTGTTACAACATTTGAGCCAGTTCAAGCTGAGATTACATGGGAAATCATTGTTGGAACTCTAG CTGGAGTTATACCTTTCGTGGTAGCAGGAATTGAATTCAGCAAAAGAATT GTTGAGCAGAAAAGATGCACAGTATGTCGTGGATCAGGACTAGTTCGAAGAGAAAAATACTACTTCCGATGTCCTCGCTGTG TCATGGATTTAAGAGATTTTACTATGTCACGCGGGTTGATAAATCATGTCGCTGGCTTAGCCACTCTAAACTGGGATCTTCTTCATAAAGATACCACGTCCATAGTGGCAGTGATCTAG
- the LOC113285794 gene encoding uncharacterized protein LOC113285794 isoform X2: protein MEVSIPSTTLFFKSSLKSVHRTGLNPNLNQSPNFIYRNRAKVATRLPVTIKAINEVPVTTFEPVQAEITWEIIVGTLAGVIPFVVAGIEFSKRIVEQKRCTVCRGSGLVRREKYYFRCPRCGGFLPWQSWKRFFSG from the exons ATGGAAGTTTCAATTCCTTCAACGACTCTTTTTTTCAAAAGCAGTTTGAAAAGTGTTCATAGAACAggactaaaccctaatttaaaccAAAGCCCCAATTTTATTTATCGTAATAGAGCAAAAGTAGCTACAAGATTACCCGTTACAATCAAGGCGATTAATGAAGTCCCTGTTACAACATTTGAGCCAGTTCAAGCTGAGATTACATGGGAAATCATTGTTGGAACTCTAG CTGGAGTTATACCTTTCGTGGTAGCAGGAATTGAATTCAGCAAAAGAATT GTTGAGCAGAAAAGATGCACAGTATGTCGTGGATCAGGACTAGTTCGAAGAGAAAAATACTACTTCCGATGTCCTCGCTGTG GCGGATTTCTCCCATGGCAGTCATGGAAAAGATTCTTCTCTGGCTAA